Proteins encoded by one window of Dyella humicola:
- a CDS encoding RidA family protein: MDRSIIHTDNAPAAIGPYSQAVRCGNTVYLSGQIPICPQTQRPVNDTVEAEIHQVFRNLRAVAEAAGGDLSRMVKLNAYLTDLADSPKLNAIMGEYFTAPYPARAAVRVAGLPQGFRIEVEGILMLD, encoded by the coding sequence ATGGATCGCAGTATCATTCACACCGACAATGCGCCCGCCGCGATCGGGCCATACAGCCAGGCCGTGCGATGCGGCAATACGGTATACCTTTCTGGCCAGATACCCATCTGCCCGCAGACGCAGCGTCCGGTGAACGATACGGTCGAGGCGGAAATCCACCAGGTATTTCGCAATCTCAGGGCAGTGGCGGAAGCCGCTGGCGGTGATCTGTCGCGCATGGTCAAGCTCAATGCGTACCTTACGGACCTTGCCGACTCCCCCAAACTCAACGCCATCATGGGCGAATACTTCACGGCACCTTACCCCGCGCGCGCCGCCGTGCGCGTAGCCGGTTTGCCCCAGGGCTTCCGCATCGAGGTCGAAGGGATCCTGATGCTGGACTGA
- a CDS encoding thiamine pyrophosphate-dependent enzyme, whose product MGTDLSNPYLASMARSMDIRGIRLERPEEIEERLAEALSHDGSVLVDPLVSRTELAMSPSITRPMAKGFSL is encoded by the coding sequence GTGGGAACTGACCTGAGCAACCCGTACCTCGCCTCCATGGCGCGGTCGATGGATATCCGTGGCATTCGGCTGGAGCGACCGGAGGAAATCGAGGAGCGACTGGCGGAGGCCTTGTCGCATGACGGCTCGGTGCTCGTTGATCCCTTGGTCAGCCGCACCGAGCTGGCCATGTCGCCCAGCATCACCCGGCCGATGGCGAAGGGCTTCTCGCTGTAG
- a CDS encoding amidase family protein → MTELWSMAASDLAALVRSREVSAREVAEDALRRLDAVNPRINAIVECRPDEVFRQAVLVDTALSRGDDPGPLAGVPVTVKINTDVEGYATTNGTKLQEQLIARTNSPAVDNLLRAGAVMLGRSNSPTFALRWFTSNLVHGKTLNPRDPRLTPGGSSGGGAAAVAAGIGSIALGTDIGGSLRHPAYACGIHGLRPSFGRVPAYNASSPERGIGPQLMSATGPMARTIQDIALGLSVMSAADLRDPWYVPQPLVGPVMPRRAALCLRPGGMSISPEVEAALWDARDRLVDAGWRVEEIHDTPSVTEAAEIQEHLWLGDGFANLINSVERDGDPGARAVVEGVRDRVAALTPDAVAKALVRRATAAREWQLFFARHPILLVPVSAELPFPDDLDLQGHVGFQRVWDAQLLLRAFPALGLPGLSVATGSAHGTPVGVQIVSARFREDLCLLAGADIEARGERILAIDPA, encoded by the coding sequence ATGACTGAACTCTGGAGCATGGCGGCGAGCGATCTTGCCGCACTGGTCCGCTCACGCGAGGTGTCCGCTCGCGAAGTGGCAGAAGATGCGTTGCGACGGCTTGATGCTGTCAATCCCCGCATCAACGCCATCGTTGAGTGCCGCCCTGATGAGGTGTTTCGGCAGGCGGTCCTCGTCGATACCGCGCTTTCCCGGGGAGATGATCCCGGGCCGCTCGCGGGCGTCCCGGTGACGGTGAAGATCAACACCGACGTGGAAGGCTACGCCACCACCAACGGCACGAAACTGCAGGAACAATTGATCGCGCGAACCAACAGTCCGGCGGTCGACAACCTGTTGCGCGCCGGTGCGGTGATGCTTGGTCGCAGCAACTCGCCGACGTTCGCGTTGCGCTGGTTCACAAGCAATCTCGTGCACGGCAAGACGCTCAATCCGCGCGATCCGCGGCTCACTCCGGGCGGTTCGTCGGGTGGTGGTGCCGCGGCGGTTGCGGCTGGCATCGGCAGCATTGCGCTGGGCACCGACATCGGCGGCTCGCTGCGCCATCCCGCTTACGCCTGCGGCATCCACGGGCTGCGCCCGAGCTTTGGCCGGGTGCCCGCCTACAACGCGTCGTCACCCGAACGCGGCATCGGTCCGCAACTGATGTCCGCCACCGGCCCGATGGCTCGAACGATACAAGACATTGCGCTCGGCCTCTCCGTGATGTCGGCCGCAGATCTGCGCGACCCCTGGTACGTACCCCAACCGCTCGTTGGTCCGGTCATGCCGCGGCGCGCCGCGCTATGCCTGCGTCCCGGCGGCATGTCCATTTCCCCGGAGGTTGAGGCAGCCCTGTGGGACGCACGCGACCGATTGGTGGATGCGGGTTGGCGCGTCGAGGAGATCCATGACACGCCGTCGGTCACCGAAGCCGCTGAAATCCAGGAGCATCTTTGGCTTGGTGACGGCTTCGCCAATCTAATCAATTCGGTGGAACGCGATGGCGACCCTGGTGCGCGGGCCGTCGTTGAAGGCGTGCGTGACCGCGTGGCGGCGCTGACACCCGACGCGGTAGCGAAGGCGCTTGTACGTCGTGCTACCGCAGCCCGCGAATGGCAGTTGTTCTTCGCGCGCCACCCCATATTGTTGGTTCCAGTGTCGGCAGAACTCCCCTTCCCGGATGACCTGGATCTCCAGGGGCACGTGGGCTTCCAGCGCGTGTGGGACGCCCAATTGCTGTTGCGCGCATTTCCCGCGCTGGGCCTACCTGGCCTGTCAGTCGCCACGGGTAGCGCGCATGGCACGCCCGTCGGCGTGCAGATCGTCTCCGCGCGCTTCAGGGAAGATCTGTGCCTGCTTGCCGGCGCGGATATCGAGGCGCGAGGCGAGCGCATCCTTGCCATAGACCCCGCCTGA
- a CDS encoding sensor histidine kinase → MIVKPADSAHDLSSSLCAICANRLAEQAPDLVLASRDSIQLDALTERSHREARRAIVTSQGDLFGAHEPAQVEAGWQEDARIGVTVKAARTRATDGFTEQEPDEVMACESAQDGISSHLKEHLKILASMSHDLQTPITRMRLRVEALGECAEQQKIVNDLREMEHLVREGVSYARGTFGGAKTRVKIDPAAFLESLVFDYQDMGRPVTLSASIGGQVTTCPKTLRRVLGNLIDNSIKYAGKAEVSAHLKEGDALCVSVSDRGPGIPESELRKVLRPFYRSAGSRHCDIDGAGLGLAIVTQLIRSIEGNLILSNRDGGGLVATITIP, encoded by the coding sequence ATGATAGTCAAACCCGCCGATTCAGCCCACGACCTCTCTTCCAGCCTATGTGCCATTTGCGCCAATCGCTTGGCCGAACAAGCGCCTGATCTAGTGCTGGCTTCTCGTGACAGTATTCAACTTGATGCACTTACTGAACGATCGCATCGTGAGGCCAGGCGGGCCATTGTCACATCCCAGGGGGATCTCTTTGGCGCTCATGAACCGGCCCAAGTTGAGGCGGGTTGGCAGGAGGATGCGCGCATCGGCGTCACTGTGAAGGCCGCACGCACCAGGGCTACGGATGGCTTCACCGAGCAAGAGCCAGATGAAGTGATGGCCTGCGAATCAGCGCAGGATGGCATTAGCAGTCATCTTAAGGAGCATTTGAAGATCCTCGCCTCGATGTCTCACGATCTTCAGACACCCATCACGCGCATGCGTCTGCGCGTCGAGGCACTGGGGGAATGCGCGGAGCAGCAAAAAATCGTCAACGATCTGCGTGAAATGGAACACCTGGTTCGCGAGGGTGTGTCCTACGCACGCGGCACGTTCGGCGGCGCTAAAACACGGGTTAAGATCGACCCGGCTGCCTTTCTTGAGAGCCTCGTCTTCGACTATCAGGACATGGGCCGGCCCGTAACGCTCTCCGCATCCATCGGGGGTCAGGTCACGACCTGCCCCAAGACTCTCCGGCGCGTGTTGGGCAATCTGATCGACAATTCCATCAAATACGCTGGAAAAGCTGAGGTTTCCGCGCACCTAAAAGAAGGTGATGCCTTATGCGTCTCCGTGTCAGACCGAGGCCCTGGCATTCCCGAGAGCGAGCTCAGAAAGGTGCTTCGGCCGTTTTATCGATCGGCTGGTTCGCGCCACTGTGACATCGACGGAGCTGGCCTTGGACTCGCTATTGTCACTCAATTGATCAGATCGATTGAGGGCAATCTGATTTTGTCCAATCGCGACGGTGGTGGCCTGGTGGCGACCATAACGATCCCGTAG
- a CDS encoding LysR family transcriptional regulator: MNIHHLAVFNAIAETGSISAAAQRMYISQPALSREIKDFETRLGITLFERLPRGMRMTHAGEVLQEYAIRLFEIAHTAEAAMREIADARMGNLSIGASNTNGTYVLPQRLAIFRRANPGVRITMFVGNTEQISQGVADMRFALGFIEGPLHVTGLIAEQFQKDELLPVVAANHELLKKKRLSAIDFNGQPLLMREKGSGTRELIAETLDANNVQQGSVMEFGNTEALKQAAVHGGGIAWLPRISITKELGEGTLQLLPVKGLMIQRPLSIIRRANAHLGPTSEAFLESLRASLQG, encoded by the coding sequence ATGAACATCCATCACTTGGCTGTCTTCAATGCGATCGCCGAAACCGGAAGCATCTCCGCTGCGGCGCAACGGATGTATATCTCGCAGCCCGCGCTATCCCGAGAGATCAAGGATTTTGAGACGCGCCTTGGCATCACACTCTTCGAGCGCCTGCCCCGTGGCATGCGCATGACCCATGCTGGCGAGGTGTTGCAAGAATATGCAATTCGGCTGTTCGAGATCGCGCACACTGCGGAAGCCGCGATGAGAGAAATTGCCGATGCGCGCATGGGGAACTTGTCGATTGGTGCAAGCAATACCAACGGAACCTATGTCCTGCCTCAACGATTGGCGATATTTCGTCGAGCCAATCCTGGCGTGCGCATCACGATGTTCGTTGGTAACACCGAACAGATTTCCCAAGGCGTCGCCGACATGCGCTTCGCCCTCGGCTTCATCGAAGGTCCGTTACATGTCACTGGATTGATTGCCGAGCAGTTCCAAAAAGACGAACTTTTGCCCGTGGTGGCGGCGAATCATGAGCTGTTGAAAAAGAAGCGCTTGTCGGCGATCGACTTCAACGGCCAACCGCTACTGATGCGCGAGAAAGGCTCAGGCACGCGCGAACTCATTGCGGAGACATTGGATGCCAACAACGTCCAGCAAGGCAGCGTGATGGAGTTCGGCAATACTGAGGCATTGAAGCAAGCCGCTGTGCACGGCGGCGGGATCGCATGGTTGCCTCGCATCAGCATCACGAAGGAACTCGGCGAGGGAACGCTACAGTTACTTCCCGTCAAGGGCCTAATGATCCAGCGTCCGCTCAGCATTATTCGCCGCGCCAACGCGCATCTTGGGCCTACGAGCGAGGCGTTCCTGGAGTCCCTTCGCGCCAGTCTCCAGGGTTGA
- a CDS encoding ATP-binding protein, whose amino-acid sequence MAKSEKVCLDMGSASYSASPAKTAAFVFADVVVDVWAHRLVRGGCEINVEPKAFAVLLELLAHPGQLLSRDDLLDAVWGHSYVTPSTLSRVIAQLRRAMADDSSQPRYIQTVHGLGYRFIATLNGQPSEPAPALCVAPPARVRLPEPVTPLIGRDADLHQIKQLLRDARLVTIAGSGGIGKTQAALELARQSAENFTDGVWLLDCTTHADGEGLSHWLAGLFDVRMAAGVDDLIERISELLRTRHVLLVFDNCERIAGPVGAIISALLASSAELRVLVTSQHRLNCPGEIVYWLPPLAVPPAEKWVTDDDIARLSKVPAVELLLARVRAFASTFTLTPANGSVVARICRQLDGVPLALEIAAARLRLLSPEQLLNRMDAHLLSLAEASPSRPAHHQTLHALIEWSFSLLSDSEHSLLCGLAIFVGTCTLGGANAVGTVVKLDDEQVMDAVGGLVDKSLLVADPTTRPPSYRLLDSVRLFALEKLAESGNEARMRSAHLAHFVDLSYRADAGIRGDCEQQWCDRIRRDWANLHAALDYALSKPEHAGDALALSGNLCWYFRMCANYDESAHWLDQALRAKKAPTRERARALIACGIMYHQSQQHDRAKELLREGIKVARHFGDPRLAAAGQAVMSIELATSGDSAGAKSSADAALAMADAEDDAWLRSMALLARGVALALDECHCEAEACLSEAFEAVSVPGYGKYQSVYVLVNRALQRHYLGKKRGAAEDWLTCIDVFAALEHWRGVAGCVEGAAYLLGECGEVRQAARFLGAASRVRTLTSGPLMPHWRKAQVVAERTVRNALGQSLESLQKDGACTRIEQIAAEARYALAKLASV is encoded by the coding sequence TTGGCCAAGTCTGAAAAGGTGTGCTTGGACATGGGGAGCGCTAGCTACTCGGCAAGTCCAGCAAAAACTGCCGCGTTCGTGTTTGCGGACGTGGTGGTCGACGTGTGGGCCCATAGGCTGGTGCGCGGCGGATGTGAAATTAATGTGGAACCGAAAGCCTTTGCGGTGCTGCTGGAGCTACTGGCGCATCCTGGCCAATTGCTCAGCCGCGATGACCTGCTAGATGCCGTGTGGGGTCACAGTTACGTCACGCCCTCTACACTTAGTCGGGTCATAGCTCAATTACGCCGCGCCATGGCGGACGACAGCAGCCAGCCGCGCTACATCCAAACTGTGCACGGGCTGGGCTACCGCTTCATCGCCACCCTGAACGGCCAGCCATCAGAACCGGCGCCGGCGCTTTGCGTCGCTCCACCAGCACGAGTTCGTCTTCCGGAGCCCGTAACCCCTTTGATCGGACGCGACGCAGACCTGCACCAAATTAAGCAGCTTCTTCGCGATGCTCGACTAGTAACTATTGCCGGCTCGGGAGGTATCGGCAAGACGCAGGCCGCGTTGGAATTGGCGAGACAGAGCGCCGAAAATTTCACCGACGGCGTATGGTTGCTTGATTGCACAACGCATGCCGACGGCGAGGGTTTGTCGCACTGGCTTGCCGGCTTGTTTGATGTACGCATGGCGGCAGGTGTAGACGATTTGATCGAGCGTATAAGTGAATTGCTGCGTACCCGGCACGTATTGCTAGTGTTTGATAACTGCGAACGGATTGCGGGACCGGTGGGCGCAATCATCTCCGCTTTACTGGCATCGAGCGCGGAGTTGCGGGTGCTGGTTACTAGCCAGCACCGCCTAAATTGCCCAGGTGAGATCGTGTACTGGCTGCCGCCATTAGCCGTCCCACCTGCGGAAAAATGGGTCACGGACGACGACATCGCGCGCTTGTCCAAAGTGCCAGCCGTCGAATTACTGTTGGCACGCGTTCGCGCGTTCGCATCGACGTTTACATTGACGCCGGCAAATGGATCCGTTGTCGCTCGGATTTGTCGCCAATTGGATGGCGTGCCCCTCGCCCTTGAGATTGCGGCGGCTCGACTTCGCTTACTCAGTCCGGAACAGCTGCTAAATCGAATGGACGCCCATCTTCTCAGTCTGGCCGAGGCCAGCCCAAGCCGCCCCGCCCACCATCAGACCCTCCACGCGTTGATTGAATGGAGTTTTTCGTTACTTTCAGATAGCGAACACTCATTGCTCTGTGGCCTGGCGATTTTTGTCGGCACTTGCACGCTTGGAGGCGCCAATGCGGTCGGCACGGTGGTCAAGTTAGATGATGAGCAGGTAATGGACGCGGTCGGTGGACTGGTCGATAAATCACTGCTGGTAGCTGACCCTACAACTCGTCCTCCGAGCTACCGACTGCTGGATAGCGTAAGGCTATTCGCCTTGGAAAAACTGGCGGAGAGTGGCAATGAAGCACGCATGCGAAGCGCGCATCTCGCTCATTTCGTGGATCTCTCTTATCGCGCCGATGCGGGGATCAGGGGGGATTGTGAGCAACAGTGGTGTGATCGAATCAGGCGCGACTGGGCGAACTTGCATGCGGCACTCGACTACGCCCTGTCGAAGCCAGAACACGCCGGGGACGCCTTGGCCTTGAGCGGCAACCTTTGTTGGTACTTTAGAATGTGTGCCAACTACGATGAATCTGCGCATTGGCTCGATCAAGCTTTGCGCGCAAAAAAGGCGCCAACACGGGAGCGTGCTCGGGCTCTGATCGCGTGCGGCATCATGTACCACCAGTCCCAACAACACGACCGCGCAAAGGAATTACTCCGCGAGGGCATCAAGGTGGCACGGCATTTCGGAGATCCGCGTTTGGCCGCGGCGGGCCAAGCCGTCATGTCCATTGAGTTGGCAACCTCGGGGGACTCCGCTGGGGCGAAAAGCAGCGCAGACGCAGCGCTGGCCATGGCGGATGCAGAAGACGATGCGTGGCTGCGTTCCATGGCCTTGCTAGCGCGTGGCGTAGCATTGGCTTTGGATGAGTGCCATTGTGAAGCAGAGGCCTGCCTCAGTGAGGCGTTCGAGGCGGTATCCGTTCCCGGCTATGGCAAGTATCAGTCGGTGTATGTGCTGGTTAACCGCGCCCTGCAGCGCCACTACTTAGGCAAGAAGCGAGGAGCGGCGGAAGACTGGCTGACTTGCATAGACGTCTTCGCTGCACTGGAACACTGGCGCGGGGTAGCCGGTTGCGTCGAAGGTGCAGCCTACCTGTTGGGTGAGTGTGGTGAGGTACGCCAGGCGGCACGATTCCTAGGTGCTGCTTCCCGCGTGCGCACATTGACCTCCGGGCCGCTAATGCCGCATTGGCGCAAAGCGCAAGTGGTAGCTGAGCGAACAGTGCGCAATGCGCTCGGACAATCCCTGGAGTCGCTGCAGAAGGACGGTGCTTGCACGCGCATCGAGCAGATTGCAGCCGAAGCGCGCTACGCGCTGGCCAAGCTGGCATCCGTTTAA
- a CDS encoding protease inhibitor I42 family protein: MVGSGGEAIFRFKVLDAGSNALALKYWQPWERFRR; this comes from the coding sequence GTGGTTGGTTCAGGCGGCGAGGCCATTTTCCGCTTCAAGGTGCTTGACGCTGGGTCTAATGCTCTAGCTCTCAAATACTGGCAACCATGGGAGCGGTTTCGTCGATAG
- a CDS encoding GNAT family N-acetyltransferase, giving the protein MFEPVIIETRRTRLRPLQKDDASVFFEVWSDPEVAHYFSFPPMQHIFQAHQRVTEKLRSSSEGKGIIFVIESNDSGEVLGDCGLHNADWRCRLAEIGFCLARRHWGKGYMTEAAQALIDYGFREAGLRRIEANIDPRNRPSVMVVERIGFKLEGYLRERWVTGAGEVSDILLYGLIQGDRQREGA; this is encoded by the coding sequence ATGTTTGAGCCCGTTATCATCGAGACTAGGCGTACTCGACTTCGACCTCTCCAGAAAGATGACGCGTCCGTCTTCTTTGAAGTGTGGTCTGATCCTGAAGTGGCGCATTATTTTTCCTTTCCGCCGATGCAACATATTTTCCAAGCGCATCAACGCGTCACTGAAAAGCTACGATCATCTTCCGAAGGGAAAGGCATCATTTTTGTTATTGAATCAAACGATAGTGGAGAAGTGCTGGGTGATTGCGGACTGCACAATGCTGACTGGCGTTGTCGGCTCGCAGAAATAGGCTTCTGCTTGGCGCGCAGGCATTGGGGAAAGGGATATATGACCGAGGCAGCTCAAGCCCTCATCGATTACGGTTTCAGGGAAGCGGGCCTTCGTCGCATTGAGGCAAATATCGATCCACGCAATCGACCCTCAGTCATGGTGGTTGAGCGCATCGGTTTCAAGCTGGAGGGGTACTTGCGAGAGCGCTGGGTCACCGGCGCTGGAGAAGTGTCGGACATCCTCCTGTATGGCCTTATTCAAGGCGACCGTCAAAGGGAAGGAGCCTGA